From a single Brassica rapa cultivar Chiifu-401-42 chromosome A01, CAAS_Brap_v3.01, whole genome shotgun sequence genomic region:
- the LOC103849733 gene encoding uncharacterized protein LOC103849733 isoform X1, with the protein MLPSLIHSLCFLFCSRIYTLMDIHEHGVCVDKKKQRVKCNYCGKEVQGFSRLKFHLGGVSGDVTLCEQVTFNVREAFRSMVMKQKLSSAAAKAKRVHKRGRIDISSSKSGSPEEGTTSVEANNALVSKTAVMFMKQKLSSTAAETQRVVGKVQMGNGLNKRGRLEISSTKSVSPEKRTTSVEANNALVSNTAVMFMKQKLSSTAAAAETRRVVGNVQMGNGLSKRGRLEISSTKSVSPEKRTTSVEASNKHDVNFQSNNAQKCIARFFYENGFDFSAVDSPGFREMMSVSGGSGDIPGSHDLDGWMLQEAVKEVQEHVKKIKDSWAVTGCSILLDAWVDHKGHDLVTFVADSPAGPVYLKSFDVSDIKSNANDLLSLVDGVAEEVGVHNVVQIVACSTSGWVGELGKSFASNNMFWSVSISHCFELMLVEIEKMDSFGGILDKVNNITEFLHNNPLAWELFKDPSHGKDMKISSSSSEFEFVTPYLTLENVLKAKNNLAAMFASSDWNKEGTSISKFVKDPSFWESVERLVKSTSPLIRGLCLFSTANNQHIGYIYDTMDGIKESIAKELSKEERCYKPVWDVIDDVWNKHLHSPLHVTGYFLNPAAFYSTDFSSDPEVTTGFVSSLVHMVKECHVQAKISTQLKMYTLGQGCFDEASQAAQITDIAPAEWWAQKASQHPELQSFAIKILSQTCEGASRYKLKRSIAERLLLTRGMSRSEKKHMEEFAFVHYNLHLQRFKATN; encoded by the exons ATGCTTCCAAGTCTGATTCactctctgtgttttcttttttgtaGTAGGATATATACCTTAATGGACATTCATGAGCATGGAGTTTGTGTGGACAAGAAGAAACAACGGGTTAAATGTAATTACTGTGGGAAAGAAGTCCAGGGCTTCTCGCGTCTGAAATTTCACTTGGGTGGTGTAAGTGGAGATGTAACTCTCTGTGAACAAGTCACATTTAATGTTAGAGAGGCTTTTCGAAGTATGGTTATGAAGCAAAAACTTAGTTCTGCTGCTGCTAAGGCTAAGAGAGTGCATAAGCGTGGAAGAATAGACATTTCATCCAGCAAAAGTGGTTCTCCTGAGGAAGGGACTACAAGTGTGGAGGCTAATAATGCCCTGGTGTCAAAAACAGCTGTAATGTTTATGAAGCAAAAGCTTAGTTCTACTGCTGCTGAGACTCAGAGAGTTGTTGGGAAAGTTCAAATGGGTAATGGTCTTAATAAGCGTGGAAGATTAGAAATTTCATCCACCAAAAGTGTTTCTCCTGAGAAGAGGACTACAAGTGTGGAGGCTAATAATGCACTGGTGTCAAACACAGCTGTAATGTTTATGAAGCAAAAGCTTAGTTctactgctgctgctgctgagaCTAGGAGAGTTGTTGGGAACGTCCAAATGGGTAATGGTCTTAGTAAGCGTGGAAGATTAGAAATTTCATCCACCAAAAGTGTTTCTCCTGAGAAGAGGACTACAAGTGTGGAGGCTTCTAATAAACATGATGTGAATTTTCAGTCTAACAACGCACAGAAGTGCATAGCTCGGTTCTTTTATGAAAATGGTTTCGACTTTTCAGCTGTGGATTCCCCAGGCTTCCGAGAAATGATGTCTGTAAGTGGTGGTAGTGGTGATATTCCTGGCTCTCATGATTTAGATGGATGGATGCTTCAAGAAGCAGTGAAGGAAGTGCAAGAGCATGTGAAGAAGATCAAAGATTCATGGGCGGTCACAGGTTGCAGCATCTTGCTTGATGCTTGGGTTGACCACAAAGGCCATGATCTGGTTACTTTCGTCGCAGATTCACCAGCTGGTCCGGTGTACCTGAAGTCCTTTGATGTTTCTGATATTAAAAGTAATGCCAATGACTTACTATCACTGGTGGATGGAGTTGCTGAGGAAGTTGGAGTGCATAACGTTGTTCAAATCGTTGCATGCTCAACCTCTGGCTGGGTTGGTGAATTAGGCAAGTCTTTTGCGTCTAATAATATGTTCTGGTCCGTGAGTATATCCCACTGCTTTGAGCTTATGCTGGTGGAGATTGAGAAAATGGATTCCTTTGGAGGCATACTTGACAAGGTCAATAACATTACGGAGTTCCTTCACAACAACCCCTTGGCTTGGGAGCTTTTCAAAGATCCTAGTCATGGAAAAGACATGAagatctcctcctcctcctctgagTTTGAGTTTGTGACGCCTTATCTCACTCTAGAGAATGTTCTCAAGGCGAAGAACAACTTGGCAGCCATGTTTGCTTCATCCGACTGGAACAAAGAAGGCACATCAATATCCAAATTTGTCAAGGATCCGTCCTTTTGGGAATCTGTTGAGAGGCTTGTGAAGTCCACATCTCCTCTGATCCGCGGTCTATGCTTGTTTTCTACTGCCAACAATCAGCATATTGGATATATCTATGACACTATGGATGGCATAAAGGAGAGTATAGCGAAGGAACTCAGTAAAGAGGAACGATGTTACAAGCCGGTGTGGGATGTGATTGATGATGTATGGAACAAGCATCTCCACAGTCCTCTTCATGTAACTGGTTACTTTCTGAACCCGGCTGCCTTCTACTCAACTGACTTCAGTTCTGATCCAGAAGTTACCACCGGTTTTGTCTCATCTTTGGTTCATATGGTAAAAGAATGCCACGTCCAAGCTAAAATTTCCACACAGCTTAAAATGTACACACTCGGTCAAGGTTGCTTTGATGAGGCCAGTCAAGCTGCTCAAATCACTGACATTGCTCCAG CTGAGTGGTGGGCTCAAAAGGCGAGCCAGCATCCAGAACTGCAGAGTTTTGCCATTAAGATTCTGAGCCAGACGTGTGAAGGTGCTTCAAGGTACAAACTGAAGAGAAGCATAGCAGAGAGGCTGCTGCTCACTAGAGGAATGAGCCGTTCTGAGAAAAAGCATATGGAAGAGTTTGCCTTTGTTCATTACAATCTCCATCTACAACGCTTCAAAGCTACAAACTAA
- the LOC103849733 gene encoding uncharacterized protein LOC103849733 isoform X2: MDIHEHGVCVDKKKQRVKCNYCGKEVQGFSRLKFHLGGVSGDVTLCEQVTFNVREAFRSMVMKQKLSSAAAKAKRVHKRGRIDISSSKSGSPEEGTTSVEANNALVSKTAVMFMKQKLSSTAAETQRVVGKVQMGNGLNKRGRLEISSTKSVSPEKRTTSVEANNALVSNTAVMFMKQKLSSTAAAAETRRVVGNVQMGNGLSKRGRLEISSTKSVSPEKRTTSVEASNKHDVNFQSNNAQKCIARFFYENGFDFSAVDSPGFREMMSVSGGSGDIPGSHDLDGWMLQEAVKEVQEHVKKIKDSWAVTGCSILLDAWVDHKGHDLVTFVADSPAGPVYLKSFDVSDIKSNANDLLSLVDGVAEEVGVHNVVQIVACSTSGWVGELGKSFASNNMFWSVSISHCFELMLVEIEKMDSFGGILDKVNNITEFLHNNPLAWELFKDPSHGKDMKISSSSSEFEFVTPYLTLENVLKAKNNLAAMFASSDWNKEGTSISKFVKDPSFWESVERLVKSTSPLIRGLCLFSTANNQHIGYIYDTMDGIKESIAKELSKEERCYKPVWDVIDDVWNKHLHSPLHVTGYFLNPAAFYSTDFSSDPEVTTGFVSSLVHMVKECHVQAKISTQLKMYTLGQGCFDEASQAAQITDIAPAEWWAQKASQHPELQSFAIKILSQTCEGASRYKLKRSIAERLLLTRGMSRSEKKHMEEFAFVHYNLHLQRFKATN, encoded by the exons ATGGACATTCATGAGCATGGAGTTTGTGTGGACAAGAAGAAACAACGGGTTAAATGTAATTACTGTGGGAAAGAAGTCCAGGGCTTCTCGCGTCTGAAATTTCACTTGGGTGGTGTAAGTGGAGATGTAACTCTCTGTGAACAAGTCACATTTAATGTTAGAGAGGCTTTTCGAAGTATGGTTATGAAGCAAAAACTTAGTTCTGCTGCTGCTAAGGCTAAGAGAGTGCATAAGCGTGGAAGAATAGACATTTCATCCAGCAAAAGTGGTTCTCCTGAGGAAGGGACTACAAGTGTGGAGGCTAATAATGCCCTGGTGTCAAAAACAGCTGTAATGTTTATGAAGCAAAAGCTTAGTTCTACTGCTGCTGAGACTCAGAGAGTTGTTGGGAAAGTTCAAATGGGTAATGGTCTTAATAAGCGTGGAAGATTAGAAATTTCATCCACCAAAAGTGTTTCTCCTGAGAAGAGGACTACAAGTGTGGAGGCTAATAATGCACTGGTGTCAAACACAGCTGTAATGTTTATGAAGCAAAAGCTTAGTTctactgctgctgctgctgagaCTAGGAGAGTTGTTGGGAACGTCCAAATGGGTAATGGTCTTAGTAAGCGTGGAAGATTAGAAATTTCATCCACCAAAAGTGTTTCTCCTGAGAAGAGGACTACAAGTGTGGAGGCTTCTAATAAACATGATGTGAATTTTCAGTCTAACAACGCACAGAAGTGCATAGCTCGGTTCTTTTATGAAAATGGTTTCGACTTTTCAGCTGTGGATTCCCCAGGCTTCCGAGAAATGATGTCTGTAAGTGGTGGTAGTGGTGATATTCCTGGCTCTCATGATTTAGATGGATGGATGCTTCAAGAAGCAGTGAAGGAAGTGCAAGAGCATGTGAAGAAGATCAAAGATTCATGGGCGGTCACAGGTTGCAGCATCTTGCTTGATGCTTGGGTTGACCACAAAGGCCATGATCTGGTTACTTTCGTCGCAGATTCACCAGCTGGTCCGGTGTACCTGAAGTCCTTTGATGTTTCTGATATTAAAAGTAATGCCAATGACTTACTATCACTGGTGGATGGAGTTGCTGAGGAAGTTGGAGTGCATAACGTTGTTCAAATCGTTGCATGCTCAACCTCTGGCTGGGTTGGTGAATTAGGCAAGTCTTTTGCGTCTAATAATATGTTCTGGTCCGTGAGTATATCCCACTGCTTTGAGCTTATGCTGGTGGAGATTGAGAAAATGGATTCCTTTGGAGGCATACTTGACAAGGTCAATAACATTACGGAGTTCCTTCACAACAACCCCTTGGCTTGGGAGCTTTTCAAAGATCCTAGTCATGGAAAAGACATGAagatctcctcctcctcctctgagTTTGAGTTTGTGACGCCTTATCTCACTCTAGAGAATGTTCTCAAGGCGAAGAACAACTTGGCAGCCATGTTTGCTTCATCCGACTGGAACAAAGAAGGCACATCAATATCCAAATTTGTCAAGGATCCGTCCTTTTGGGAATCTGTTGAGAGGCTTGTGAAGTCCACATCTCCTCTGATCCGCGGTCTATGCTTGTTTTCTACTGCCAACAATCAGCATATTGGATATATCTATGACACTATGGATGGCATAAAGGAGAGTATAGCGAAGGAACTCAGTAAAGAGGAACGATGTTACAAGCCGGTGTGGGATGTGATTGATGATGTATGGAACAAGCATCTCCACAGTCCTCTTCATGTAACTGGTTACTTTCTGAACCCGGCTGCCTTCTACTCAACTGACTTCAGTTCTGATCCAGAAGTTACCACCGGTTTTGTCTCATCTTTGGTTCATATGGTAAAAGAATGCCACGTCCAAGCTAAAATTTCCACACAGCTTAAAATGTACACACTCGGTCAAGGTTGCTTTGATGAGGCCAGTCAAGCTGCTCAAATCACTGACATTGCTCCAG CTGAGTGGTGGGCTCAAAAGGCGAGCCAGCATCCAGAACTGCAGAGTTTTGCCATTAAGATTCTGAGCCAGACGTGTGAAGGTGCTTCAAGGTACAAACTGAAGAGAAGCATAGCAGAGAGGCTGCTGCTCACTAGAGGAATGAGCCGTTCTGAGAAAAAGCATATGGAAGAGTTTGCCTTTGTTCATTACAATCTCCATCTACAACGCTTCAAAGCTACAAACTAA